One genomic window of Cricetulus griseus strain 17A/GY chromosome 3, alternate assembly CriGri-PICRH-1.0, whole genome shotgun sequence includes the following:
- the LOC100752976 gene encoding olfactory receptor 51A7, producing MLLNTSEVDVGSFLLIGIPGLEHMHIWVSIPICLMYLTAILGNCTILCVIRTESSLHEPMYYFLSMLALSDLGLSFSSIPTMLRIFLFNAMGISADACIAQEFFIHGFTDMESSVLLIMSFDRFVAIRHPLRYSSILTSSRVVQIGLVFAVKSILLVLPLPFTLKRLRYCDKHLLSHSYCLHQDVMKLACSDNRVNFYYGLFVALCMMSDSVFIAVSYVFILKTVLGIASHRERLKALNTCVSHICAVLIFYVPIITLATMHRFAKHKSPLAMILIADAFLLVPPLMNPIVYCVKTRQIRVKVLEKLGLRSK from the coding sequence ATGCTTCTCAATACTTCAGAGGTTGACGTTGGCTCATTCCTACTGATTGGGATCCCAGGACTTGAGCATATGCACATTTGGGTCTCCATCCCTATTTGCCTCATGTATCTTACAGCCATCCTGGGAAACTGCACTATCCTCTGTGTCATCAGAACAGAGTCTTCTCTACATGAGCCCATGTACTATTTCCTCTCCATGCTGGCTTTATCTGACCTGGGCCTGTCTTTCTCCTCCATCCCCACGATGCTAAGAATATTCTTGTTCAATGCCATGGGGATTTCTGCTGATGCCTGCATTGCCCAGGAATTCTTCATCCATGGATTCACAGATATGGAGTCTTCAGTGCTCCTTATTATGTCCTTTGATCGCTTTGTAGCCATCAGGCACCCACTGAGATATAGCTCCATCCTCACAAGCTCCAGGGTTGTGCAAATTGGGCTAGTCTTTGCTGTTAAAAGCATTCTCCTGGTGCTTCCACTTCCATTTACTTTAAAGAGACTCAGATACTGTGACAAGCACCTGTTATCACATTCCTATTGTCTCCATCAGGATGTCATGAAACTGGCCTGCTCTGATAACAGGGTTAACTTTTACTATGGGCTGTTTGTTGCACTCTGCATGATGTCAGACAGTGTGTTCATTGCTGTATCCTATGTGTTCATCTTGAAGACTGTGCTGGGAATTGCATCCCATAGGGAGCGGCTCAAAGCTCTCAATACCTGTGTTTCCCACATCTGTGCTGTGCTCATCTTCTACGTACCTATCATTACCTTAGCAACCATGCATCGCTTTGCAAAGCATAAGTCTCCCTTAGCTATGATTCTGATAGCAGATGCTTTCTTGCTGGTACCACCCTTGATGAATCCCATTGTGTATTGTGTAAAAACTCGGCAGATTAGAGTAAAAGTCTTAGAAAAACTGGGTCTGCGTTCTAAGTAA
- the LOC100754750 gene encoding olfactory receptor 51S1 — translation MSILSTQETPNNSISMAPTFLLVGLPGLEGIPSWWTVPLITVYLLSALGNGTILWIIALEPTLHRPMYFFLFLLSASDMGLATVLMPTLLGLAFADAQAVPASACLLQMFFVHVFSVMESSVLLAMAFDRALAICRPLHYPALLTNGVISKIGMAIAFRCLSLHLPLPFLLAHMPYCRPQVLTHSYCLHPDIARLACPGAWGAVYSLVVVLSAMAIDPLLIFFSYGLIGRVLQGVGSTEDRWKAGQTCAAHLSAVLLFYIPMILLALIDRFKLPLPQPAHTLLSYVHFLLPPLINPVLYSVKMKEIREKILKRVLPTKVDCAQ, via the coding sequence ATGTCAATATTATCTACCCAGGAAACCCCAAATAACAGCATATCAATGGCCCCAACTTTTCTGTTAGTGGGCCTGCCTGGCCTGGAAGGCATACCATCCTGGTGGACAGTTCCTCTCATCACTGTCTACCTTCTCTCTGCCCTGGGCAATGGCACAATCCTCTGGATCATTGCATTGGAGCCCACACTACATCGTCCAAtgtacttcttccttttcttgcttaGTGCATCTGATATGGGTTTGGCCACAGTACTAATGCCTACCCTGCTAGGCCTGGCCTTTGCTGATGCTCAAGCtgtccctgcctcagcctgcctcCTGCAGATGTTCTTTGTCCATGTATTTTCTGTAATGGAGTCCTCTGTCTTGCTTGCCATGGCATTTGACCGGGCTTTGGCCATCTGCCGCCCTCTCCACTACCCAGCACTCCTCACCAATGGTGTCATTAGCAAGATCGGCATGGCCATAGCTTTCCGATGCCTGAGTCTCCATCTGCCCCTGCCATTCCTGTTGGCTCACATGCCATATTGCCGTCCACAGGTCTTGACACATTCTTACTGCTTGCACCCAGATATCGCCCGCCTAGCCTGCCCAGGAGCATGGGGTGCAGTCTACAGCCTGGTTGTGGTACTGTCCGCCATGGCAATAGACCCTctgcttattttcttctcttatggCCTGATTGGCAGAGTATTGCAAGGTGTGGGGTCCACTGAGGATCGCTGGAAGGCTGGTCAAACATGTGCCGCCCACCTCTCTGCTGTGCTCCTCTTCTACATACCCATGATTCTCTTGGCACTCATTGACCGATTCAAGCTGCCACTCCCTCAGCCTGCCCATACACTTCTCTCCTACGtccacttcctgcttcctccactgATAAATCCAGTTCTTTACAGTGTCAAGATGAAGGAGATTAGAGAAAAAATTCTCAAAAGGGTACTGCCCACGAAAGTGGACTGTGCTCAGTGA